Below is a window of Xiphophorus couchianus chromosome 1, X_couchianus-1.0, whole genome shotgun sequence DNA.
ATTTTCAGGTAATAATTTCACTAggattaatcaataactaaattaATCACACCTCTGATTGAAATATGTTTGCCAGGTCAGTATTTTGAGggatgtaaacatttaattaatcaGGTGGAGGAGACCTGATTATGGTATTAACATAACAGTACCAGCAGGAGCCAattttatgtaagaaaatatgaatcaatctgtttattttcacaaatctaGTCTGTAGCCAAATGCAGGCTAGATTTGTGAGATCAGAGTATTAATGCCAGGCTgggaagatttaaaaaatagaattatgagaaatattacaactttattctcaaaatattctgacttcattatcatattattatgattttattcttgttttatttacattattctTGTAATTGCCTTCACAAAAACACctaatactatgactttattctcaacctattatgactttatttcatattattttcttagtatggccctaatactccattgttctaaacaacattttattgtttatttagtaTCTAGATTTTCATCTGAAGCCATTATATGAAGGGACTGACCGTGTGATGGACGGCAGACCTGACCAGGGTGTAACTCTAATCCTGCATAGGCTCATAATAATATTCTGACATTAATAATATGTTCTCCCTCCACTTATGCTTGTTACTGAAAATGCAATACAACCAATCAAACACTCAAACGTCGCAATGTGTGTCTTCCAGGTGGCTGGACTCTGTCCTGAACATGAGGAGAAGCTGAAGTTATTCTGCATCACAGACCAGCAGCTAGTTTGCATCATCTGCAGAGATGGCGAGGAGCATGAAGGTCACCAGTTTAAACCAGTTAAAGAAGCTGCTGCATCCCTCAGGAAACAGCTGGAGATGTTTGAACAATACACTGCGGACGATATTCATGCTATAGAACGTCTTGCTGATGCACAAAAGGACGAAATGTTTAAAACCAGAGTCAGATCTCAGCAGCTGTTGGCTCGGATCAGCAAGCAGTTTGAGGAGATGCATCAGTTtctgaggaggagagaaaatgagaTAAAGAGCGAGATGAAGCACAAGGAGGAAGACAACGTTGAGAAAATGAGAGAGACTTTCCAAGCTACAGCCGTGGCTTTGTCTGAGAGCAGAGAGCTGAAGGAAAAAGTCTCCACGGTTCTGAAAATCACAGAATCggagagcttcttaaagagctGGACAGAGGGGAAGAGCAAGGGGGCGCTAGAGCATGTGTTCAGGCCCAGAGTGAATGAACTCCAAGTGGTGGAGTCTTCTCTCTCACTGGGGCCGTATGAGAGCCACCTGCAGTTCTTCATGTGGAAGGAGATGCTTCAGGTGATCCAGCCCCGGGCAGCACTGCTGACGCTGAAACGCGACAGTGAGGATGTGGTCGTGTCTGATGATGGGAGAAGTTTGTTCTGTAAACCCAAAACACCCCAAGTCTTTGGATACTCCAAATCACAATCTACATATTTTGACACTGTTATTGAGAGGCAATATTTGCATCATCTGTCTGCTTTTGGAGCTTCACCCAGTTTTCCATTTCATGGATCTAGTTACTACAGCCAAAACCCTTCTGAAGCCTTCTGTGGCTTCAGCGCTTCTGGCACTGAAGCCACAGTAAACTTACAAACTGCATCCAGTGTCAGTGAGTTCAGAGCCGGGCAGTATTACTGGGAAATTGAGGTTGGCAGCAGAAACTATTGGGAACTGGGGGTAATGCATAATCTCCTGAAATATGATGGAGTAAAATATGCCATATGTGGCCCAAATGTCACCACAGATCTAGAGTTTGGAAACAGACCCAGAAAGATTGGGGTTTACTTTAACTGCTCTTCTAAAGAGCTGTCCTTCTATGACGCAGACACCATGACACACATCCACTCTGTGAGCGCTGTCTGTGTGACCACACCAGTGTCCGCACAGATTAACATCCAACACATGGAGCCGGATCATAGTCCTGTCACTGTCTGCTGGTACTGAGCAGCACTGCAGTTCAGCAGAAATCACTGGAAGTTGAGCTGAAAAGTACAGAACTGgatcaaatatgacttagacTTATACAAAcgttgtttattttgaaatattctcATATTGGTAGTAGGAGTGTTTGAGATctgcttgtaaaaaaatatactgctcaaaaaaataaagggaagtgttccctttatctttttgagcagtgtatttccCCACAGCCATGCATTCTTGTCTCAACGGATGAGTAATGTACAGACAGGCTGttgtaaataataatgcaaTAGAAAATATGTCAGATGTATTTGATTCTTACTGAGAtttggagagagagaaaatctaAGACGATTGTCTTCGCAATCTGAGAGTCAGttgaaatggtttttatttatgtcattaTTTCATCTTCCATGCAGCGTTTTATTGTTAACAACCGACTAGAAATAAATCATCTGAGCTTCAGGCGAAATTTATTATCTGTTAATGAAAAAGTTATATTGAATTGTGAATCTTTCtggattatatattttttgcatgaaGGTTTTATAAGCAGCATGAAGTTATTTTCTACTCATGATTATTgctagaaactttttttttttccccccacttgcCTTAAACTTTTTAGAGAttagaaaaggaaaatagaTTACTaaagtgtctgtttttattgaagtcatGATGTAATTCTaccaaaatgcttttaaaaatacagtttgaaaCACCgaatagaaataaaagatttattgtacattttttaaaacttgagaTTTTGTCTCACTGTATTGAGTTTGACTAGATGTATTTATCTTGATGTCTAAAACACCATCATCATTTAACATTGAGACAAACATAATGTCTTAGTAGAATatgtttgaactttttctgAACATGTTCTGTGTCTTCTTTGtatacaaatgaataaatttgttcacatATTATCACATTTggtctgctttgttttcttttcctaaaaCTCACTACTGAAAAGAATGTTCTACTGTTTTTACTTTATCAACATGTGGTTTCACTAATGTTTCTTGTCTTTGGTATGATTGGACTCTGGTGTTGGTATTTGGTTTCATGCTTGTTTTGTTGAAAGAATGCCTCCTGCTTATACTCCGTGTTCACAACTCgtgtttttaaaactcaaaataactcaaattatcaagatatatttaataatcccatttaaaaaaaaaaaaaaaccctgtgactgcaaattttccaaattttcatTTGGTGTTTCAACAATTTAACAAGGACAACACAGTCACATAAAAAGCATGGTGTGAAAGccaactgaaaatgttctaCATGAAAGCTGGTGGTTACAGGTtttccaccagggggcagcaggatacaaaatatgtttacagcTCTGTGactaaaaacaatgaaacaaagtaCTACCATCTGACATTACCTTCTAAATAATAGGAAAAAGAATATATTTGTGCTGAATATTCAGAAAAATACTAGCctgagatttttaaatattgtctAATTTCACTATAATCACTGTTGCTTTCCTTTCCTCACTGCCAGGAATGCAATAATCATTCACATCAGCATTATCAAAATCATTTGTCTTCAGTTTGCTGCTCTGGTGGACTCATCACCTGCCCCATGATGGGCTGGCCCCCTTTACACCAGCAGGGTGTACTCGGTGTGGTGGAGTAGTGGGTGGAGTAAAGGTTAACTACAACCAATGACCGCTGTAGATAGGCATGATACTAAAGGACCGTCAAGATGCAGCAGTGAAGAAAAAGATCACATCACAGGAGCTGGATGCTACGACCATGACGAGGCTGTAGCCAGATCATGAAGAAAAAATGAACAGTCTGTCTTGAAAATCCCTAAGACCACGAAATATGACACATATGAATGTTAAGTGATTCATGCTGTATTACCTTCAGTCTAGAGAAGCCTGGTAGGAAGCTGATGTGTTTttagttgacttttttttatgtgaaattaaactaGTGAATTAAAATGGACTGTGGTCACCACTAAATACAGATGGTATAAAaccatatttacaaaaatattgttgaGCTCATGTTCAATAGGAAACGAGACATTTCTACAAAAGTCATGTTGGGCAAATTTTAGGCAGTTGGCATAGAGTACCTGCTGCCATTTTAAATCCAATTCAACATGAGAAAAGTCAACTAAAATCACATCTTCTTCCTACCAGTCTTCTCTAAACTGTAAATGGGTGAAGGAAGGTAGAAAAAGTCTCTCCCTTGGTCAGCAAACAGTGGCGATGCAGGAAGCCTTTGCTATTTGTTGAAAATTGCTGCTTTCATGGATATTGCTGACATTTTTCAAAGACATGTGGATCTTTTTAGATTTGTATAAATTATAGCCATGTTTTACTGTATGAGACAGATTTGCATGGTACTTACTGTCTTACTAGCAAAAGAGGCTTAACCACACAAGCATACAAACGTTGATGAAATAAAagttctttatatattttttattttaaaaagacgtATCAGAAACCACCTCAGGCGGAAAGATCCgctttttctttcatcaaaCGTGAACTAAAGTGTATTTAGACCCTCTTGGAAATTCCACTTTGTTCTGGAGATGATCAGGCATAGAtcctgctctgtgtgtgtgtcgtgGTCTCATTGTGCCTCCAAGTAAGCTACTTCATTTGTTCAGCAAGAAACCGCTGCCTGGTTAACCCTGATTTATACCACTGAACAGTTATCTATGGTTTGGGCTGCGTGGTGCATGGTCCACCGTTGTGAACCTGCAAGATATCTTCATTAATCAAAGCTAGGGCCGCTGTCTAGTTAGCATTCATCATAGACCGTATTATGATATTCAGATGATTCAGTGCggaacagtgtgtgtgtgtgctgagcTGGCGTGGACAGAAAGGGAGTGAGGGCTGAAAGGGTTCGAGAAATCAATGCATGCTGAGGGGAAAGGCTGTTCTCAGCAGTAAGAGGTCCTGAGCTCAGTAATCGAGTCTTTCTTTGCAGAATTAATGAGAGagcgttttttttatttttgtgccgTACAGATATCTGTTGAAATCCACCCAAACGCTGACCTGACCATGGAGGAGACCGAGATGCAGGGTTCGGGGGCTGAAGGAGGAAGGGGGAAAGGTCAAACGCCAACACATGCAGGCACACACTAACATGCAGAGCTTAGAAAGTCAAAAAGTCCCCCGCTGATCTACAGGACAGGTTTAAAGTGGATAGTTGGAGACAGTTGGGGCTGCTGCTCCTCGTGTGGTTCCTGAAGGAAACAGCAACTTAACCTACAGAGACTTTACACTTCAAAACAGCCAACAGTTGTATGAAGGTCTGTCCATTAATGAATGTGATTGGATGAATGCGACTCTAAAGCACTTTGAGAGTTCAGTATGACTAGAGAAGTGCTATAtgactaaaatgttttcaaaacaatgtttACAGCATAAATCATGGAGGGAAAGAAGTGGAGTGGAAACACAGCAGTGAAGCTGATCACAAAAAGACAGAGCAGACTTTAATTCTTAAGGAAGCTTTGGTCTTTGAGTGTTCGCAGCAATGTTGCAAGTCTTCTATGAGTCTCTAGGGGAGAGAGCAGCAGCATGGCCTGTTGAGGTAGCAGCATGAAGGATAGTAAAGTGGAAAATTCCTTCCTACGTTTGTCCAAAAACAAATGTCCTTGGTGTTTTAATCTACTCCTCTTGGTGGTTCTGGTCTTCGTTGTTTGCTTTGACATTGGCAACAGTCACTCATAAAATCTTGGCCAAGCCTGAACAGAGTTGGCAGCTGAAGGACTTGCTGTACCTCCAGAAACTGCAAGAGTTTATGTCACTGAAGCACAGAGTGTAAAAAGAGCCTCCCCTGCAATCCACTTACACTAGAACTTTGCATATCTGTCTCCGGGTACCAAATTTGATCACACAAAAAGTTTGTCCCATAACTTTAGAATGAGCTCAACATGTATTTATACTCCGAGTCATTGCCtgattttctgtctctttaaggttACATGTTTATTGTTTCAGTTGATGAGCTCAGAGTAATTTTTGGCAAGCAACACTCTGTTATCGTACAATCAATACGAACACTTTGTCATTATGATGGTCATAATGTGACATTTGGAGCCTCAGATGAGCAGTCGGGGTGTTTTGAGTTCTGGGGCACCCCCTGGTGGTCACAATAagtcattcatttattattttgtttagagCAGCATTCGTTTCAGAGTTTTTCAGATATGCAATATAATTCAGGCGTTTTAAAAGATGTGGCAGCAAATGGAGCATATGGGTTACgggaaaaactttaatttgccaacagcagatttaaaaacaaattctatgCATGTATTCAAACTTACATACAGAAGACAGACAAATACACCACTGATGCATATGTAGTGCTCCCCTCATCTGAGGTCATCAAAAATACAATGacataaatattgtttgaaggTATGATTTTGCTTAAAAGAAAGGCGCTAACAAAGTCATAGCAATAAAGTTAGgatgcagaatttaaaaaatgtaaccaCTCTTctgctgaatgtgtgtgtttttaccaTAGCAATGCACCAGGCTGACTGTAGGGCACTCAACAGGCCTAAACCAAGTAAAGCAGACACACACTTTTCTTTACTGCTACTAGtaataaagtacttttaaacAGAGCCCTTGTTGGAACATATACTGGCCGCATTcaaggaaacacacacacgcccacgcccacacacacattgtagGAATCAGCCATCACACAATGAATCAAACACTTTGTCTTTActgctgcagttttattgtAACAGTTGGAAGTCCACTCAGGTTATTGCTCTGTCTCTGTGAGGAGGAGCCGAGGAGGAGGCTGGGGAAATCTTTACAGTATTCCTTTATGAGCAGCAGGCACTCATGTGCATTACGTGCTGTGGATAATGTGCCATGTAAAATGAAGGATTGCTTACCGCCGAGTGATGTAATACCTCACAAATAATCCCGTTTGGTCCTGACAGATATCACAATCTGAATCCGTCTCAGGCATCCATCTGCTTTATTGGCTGGCTGTTGGAGGAAAAGACGTGTGTGATAATATTGACAGCATTAAAGCGAGATGCTATATTTTTAGCGGGTAAGTAGAATTGAGGGGGGCGGTGGGGGCAAAGTCATTTTTACACCATGACAAGTTCCAGACTTGATTGGTTCTGATGGCCGGGCATCTTTCAAGCTGATGTGCTGAGCTGGCAATGACAATTCACACAGGCTTGCACTTTTCCACGTCGAACACTAGAGGACCCACTCATCTCTCGTAGATTCCTCTTCTCAGCCTGTCAACCCCGGAGTATGAGATATTAGTTGCTCCCGTGGAAACTGCAAACGATTTTATCCCTGTTGTAGTAATTAAAAAGCTATTACTCAGAGAAAAACAGCGGGTGCGGTATGTATTTGTGTGAGCTGTTTGTATCACTGCCTTACACAGTTGACTGTTAACTGGGACtgaatattattgttttaacattGATCTTGGTGACAGACAACAGGACCGGAATGGTGAGCGGAGACGATTGACTCGGCCTGTTGGAACCAGAGGAAGAACAGCAGATGAACTGGAAATAAAGCAGAAAGTTGGGGCAGTTTTCTCTATCTGTATCTGACTGATAACATAATCTACTTTTAAGAAATGTAAAtagtatatttgaaataaatggtTCTTGAAGCAGCCAAATCACTCAAAGTTTAATATGGTTTAAGCTGTAAAATGCCcgggggaaaaaaaacgttaagacatttttaaaaaatgacttaaaggTAAATGCTGATTTGTTGTTGATTTGTACTCGGTGTATAGTGGGGAAAATTATTATTGATTCCTTGTGGAATCTCTCAGATTGCTCATTGACAAAGAGCTCACCTGTCTCTGATTGTTAAGGCGGCTTCATTCTaatgtgaagagaaaaaatatgaaccaaacattcagaaaaaaacaaacaaaaaaaaaaacacctgtaaTTTGGTTATCCTGTCACTGATTGAGATCAGTAGTAGAAAGGAGCTGAGACTTTGTGGTTAACGTGTTTTTAAGATTAATGTTCTGATGCTCAATAGAAATTGTTTCctgaacaaatttttttttaggtctggAGACTGgcttatgcttcattttaagaTACACTTAGGGCTAATCCACTTGTAGCtgggaaaacaaatatatatgcGTTTATGCGTTTTGACCTCTTTCCAAAACTCactttaatgtcagaaaaaaacaattatttataaaaacaccaATCCGAGTGGAGATTTGAGAAAACacactttgtgtgtttgtgtgtgcacaTGGAGATTTTGGGTCCCCCGCACTGCAGTCTGCCACAAATAATGCGCTAACATATCCACATGCTTCCGTTGGAATCAATCCGAGCTCCTTAACCTCTGCAGAAACTTGACCTCAGATGTCCACTCACTCAGGTACCACAGCGCCTCCTGGCTGCTTCCTGAGACTCTGACAGCAATAGCCTGGGGGGAAAATAAGTCCAGTGGCAGATTACAGGTTTTATCTTTATACTTGAGAGGCACAGCCAACTTGCCAAATGTCTGATGTGAGCTTTTTGGCAGGCAGGAATCAGACTGATGGATTACAGGTTTAACAGGCTTTAATGTCGGCGCACCGCGAACGAGATCGGGTATCAGACTCCTAATGAAGATGTCCTGGGATGAGCCCACCGAGACAGAGCTCATAGATGGGACATTGATCAGAAGCACCAGACTAAAGAGACACATTTACAGAGAATGGGCATGGCGACAGGACAGAGTGGAAGAATTCAATCAGTTGGTTCAGGCCAACGACTTCATTCAGTTTGTAAGATATCTGTACGTGTGATCTGTCCCTATCCTCTCACTCTGCctctgtgtgtgcttgtgtgtgtgtgtgtgtgtgtggcagaaaGTAGGATGTTGTCCTTAAACTTATTAGAGCAGGTGCAGTGCATTGAAAATCCATTCAGTGTTGCTGTCACAGCAATTCTCTTCCACTGAATTAAGAGGGGTCAATCCTACAAATCAAGAGATTACGCTGCAGGGAGATAGTGGCCTAACCGCTGAGTGGTGCACAGACAACGTGCAGGCTCACTGTTTGAATATGCGCAACATGCAAGGTTGTAAGGAGACTATACATTCaaggaaacaaaaatcacatcCACACCCAGGCATGTGAAACACACTCTGCAAGCCGCACACACAGAGTAAACCCTGTCTTGCGTGACCATGCGGTGGTTGCTCTTTACAGAGCTGCTGGCAGCAGTAGAGGTGGGCGCAATTGTGCTGAGTGGAACAATCTTGAGTTTGGGGACCTTGGCATTcatcacacacacgcacacacacgcatgcaggCAAACGCTGCAGCAGCCCTGCGGCTGAGCCCCGCTTTAATTATTACACGGCTGGCTAATCAATAGTAAAGAAACTAATCCTCTTTCATCCCTTCATATTCATTTATGTTGGTGTCAGAGTTAAACTACCGCTGATGCTATTAACGGGATGGCGTACAGGGAtccaggtgtgtgtgagtgatcTTCTTTTTGTGTCATCatgatgcacttttttttctctctctctctctcagcctTGGTTCAGGAGTTCTCAGCACATCATCTGCGAAGATCTTCTTTCTTGAGAATTTTGAAGTGGACCTGGTTACTGTGGAAAAGTATTCACGCTGTAGCTAAATGATCCATGGAGGACCCTACTGGAGTTCTGCACAATGACCTGCCTGaaattaaattgcttttttttttgttgttcttgctGCCTCTAAACTAAACCAACATGCCCCATCCGTTTGTGTAAATGTCTGTTTCTGGTGCCATGATTGGCAGCAAGGCACTCTGGCAAAAGGGAATCTTGTGAGATCTTGCAAAGGTTTGCTAAGTTTTTGGCCCTGCAAACTTTACAATCCAAAATGTTTGCAGAGCTGTCAAATAAAACTcgtttaaagacaaaaatgttgcaAGACCTTCTGAATAAAGACAACTTAATGTTTTTGGTAAATTTCTACTGTATGAAGtatgttgtcatttttacagaaccaccattttatttctgttttaagaaaaatgtaaaacctttgcaaaaaaaataaaaataaataaataaaaggatggATACATTTTCTTATGTGGGGTATTGACGTCTGTGGAAAATGATGGAAGAAAGCAACTTACTGaagacaaacataaacaaaaaatactgcTGGTACTTTTAGTCTGTCCTTCCAggatttcttttgattttcttgcaatcaaaatgactaaatatttgcaaggaattttgctatttattttccCCATTAAGCCTTTCCGAAATCTacatgcagaagaaaaagagatgagaaaaaaaataagaagcacACAGATTGGACACAAAACTGTTTCATTCTTTAATGAATGAAAGTGAATCAAATAGTTCTGATTTTTCTTGTATCTGTGCATATCCATCGCACATAAGAACTTGATACCAAGTGAAACTGAGGCGGCAGTGTAATAAAAGAAATGCTGCCACCtccaggtgggagttagcagtCACTTTTACCCAATGTTGATCATTCTTGTGGTAAAATTTGCAATTTGCATAAGcacaaaaaaatgcagacaTCTGctaaaaactgataaaaacttgcatttgtttatatgcttatatttaaaaacattacttgGTTCTCTAGCCAAAGTTCTTAAGTTATTTCAGACCCCTGGTCTGTGTGTGTAAAACTTACTTAGGCTCTAGTGCAATTCATTTCTAGCCAGATGGATATACAGTAGCTGTCTGTAATACTGATGTCCAACTGGGTAAAATAGATAGACAAACATAGATTAATGGTATTAGAACTGGGGTTAGagttggaaatgtaaaaaaaaaaagtctcttcaGGTTTGAGTGGTCCAGTGTAAAGATCTTATCCTACGGTTTCAAAATGACCAGTATGACATCAAAACCATCCAAATACTCCTCCAAAATTGATAATCTACAATCGACTTTGTGCTTTTCTTGATGGCCACCGCCTCTCTGGCTCATTTTGCAGTCAAACTGTATTGCAGAAAGAGCCCCTCCTCCAGACTGCAGCATCTCAAAGGACCTCAGCGCCGTCTGCCTCAGCTCCCCGTGCTCCCCATAATATTTCTTCAGTCACGTCTGATGAAGTCAGGGTTTCAATTTACTGTAGGCCCGGCCCGCCATTGTGATGAAATACAGTGCTCAGCTGTCAATGGGGAAATTTTAATCTGAAGTAGCTTTGTCATAGACGTTCTCCGTGGGTTTTCAGTGTCAAATTGAATTGCTGTCATTACTGCAGGCCGGGCGCTAAATACAAAGGGAATAATGAATGTTTAAACCAGTCATCCTTCTCCTTTTAGTCAGTGTGTTTGTTGTCTGTTGAATGGGGTTATTTCCGAAGATGCAGACAACCTCTGTTACACTGGTTTCTCCTCAACAGGCAATAGCCTGTTGCCTGTTGAGTCAACAAGAGCAGAATTCATCGTTTGCTCATGCGACATACAAACTCTACAAGActatcattttatgttttaaactgCAAATACCTCAATAAACCCTTTTAACCCTTGGCCAGCATGTGTCCAGTGCCATAACCTCCAAAGGGTAACCTTGTGTTTCCCAGCAGTGGgctgggtcaaaggtcaaactgtTGCTTTTTCTCTTCATATTTTGCTAATGAGgcattttttacaaaagaggaaaacttttcaaggtttgatttttttttttgcagtttgtcacacttatgtgtttcagaacatcaatcCAATTTCAATATCAATCAAAgatgtaaacacaaaatgcagtttttaaatgaatatgtttattattaagggaggaaaatgtccaaactcACATGGCCCTGTGTGGAAAATCAATCGCCCACCTTGTTAAATCACACCTCTAGACACCCATACTTGATTACTGCCACACCTGTTCCCAACCAAGACGTCATTTAAATCAGATCTGGATAACAAAGTGAGGAACACCAAAAGATCCTCAAAAGCCAGACACTGTGCTGAGCTCCACGAAATCCAggaacaaatgaaaaagaaagtcagcatcagtctggaaagggttacAAGGCAGTTTCTGAAGCTGTGGGACTCAGTGAGACTCAGTGAGGAGGTCACAAAATACCCCACAACAAGATCCAAAAGACCACAGGCCTCACTTGATtcagttaaggtcagaggtcaggccTCAACCATAAGAAAGAGACTGAGTAAAAATGGCCTGAAAGACCTGCTGagcaaaaattatttgaaggcTTCTCTCGGTTTTTCCAGAACATCTTGATGATCCCCAAGACTTCTGGGAAACTATCTGTGGACTGACGAGACAAAAGTTTAACTCTTTGCAAGGTCTGTGTCCCGTTACATCTGGAGTAAAACTAACACCCCATTTCCGAAAAAGATCATAccaacagtaaaacatggtggtggtggtgtgatGCCATGATAAATGGACCCGTGAATTCTGCTGTTGACTAAATCATCCTGGAGCAGAACGTCCAGCCGTCTGTCGTTGACCTCAAACGGACACTAACTTGGGTTCTGCTGCAGAATCAGTCTGTCGTTGCTCCCACGTTGTTTTTGTGTCGTTGACTTTTCAGCAGTCGATCACAATGATCACGCATGTACCTACAGGGGAAAGGAAACTTCTTCTGGGAAGAACTTCCAACAGAAGGCTGGACGCGAGTGTCTATCTGTCATGgaggtttgagaagacagagcataCACGCACatgaacaggaaacagaaatacTGATCCATGTCAACTTTCTAtgttaaagaaaagttaaaaagtcaATAGCAGTACTAGCTCCTTAAGTGACTTCATTCAGGAGACAAAAGTAAGTAATTTTTCCAAGTCTATGCAATGCACAGTTAGTCGACACAAGAGCTTAACTAATAGCTATgtcaagaagaaagaaaaagttgaacACAGAACAGTGGCCCACTGCAGCGTTCTTATTTGGCATCGTGACTCcggttttgtgtttgtggcccGAGGTCTTCCCATGGAGTAAAATGCAGATAACAGCCATACTGATAGTTGGGTAGTTACAGATAATGTTGCCCCCAGAAGGCCTTTAAATAGACCACACTCATCACTGCCCCTAACTCCGCCAGCCTCTTTACGTCGTGTTATCCTCCCGCTACTCCCAACTATCCACCCCAAAGTCTGTAAAATTCTCCCTGTCATAACGGTAGAGGGATCTACAGGTTGAGCACATAATATTTTACAGCAGGGGTTATTTGACTTTTCAACCTGTGACCCAAA
It encodes the following:
- the LOC114145889 gene encoding zinc-binding protein A33-like isoform X2, which translates into the protein MASSSSLSEDLTCSVCLGIFTDPVSVFCGHSFCRECITLSLNSLDQCPQCRATVPTDRMDFTTNHILKSLAEKAKKEKESGKDTEVAGLCPEHEEKLKLFCITDQQLVCIICRDGEEHEGHQFKPVKEAAASLRKQLEMFEQYTADDIHAIERLADAQKDEMFKTRVRSQQLLARISKQFEEMHQFLRRRENEIKSEMKHKEEDNVEKMRETFQATAVALSESRELKEKVSTVLKITESESFLKSWTEGKSKGALEHVFRPRVNELQVVESSLSLGPYESHLQFFMWKEMLQVIQPRAALLTLKRDSEDVVVSDDGRSLFCKPKTPQVFGYSKSQSTYFDTVIERQYLHHLSAFGASPSFPFHGSSYYSQNPSEAFCGFSASGTEATVNLQTASSVSEFRAGQYYWEIEVGSRNYWELGVMHNLLKYDGVKYAICGPNVTTDLEFGNRPRKIGVYFNCSSKELSFYDADTMTHIHSVSAVCVTTPVSAQINIQHMEPDHSPVTVCWY
- the LOC114145889 gene encoding zinc-binding protein A33-like isoform X1, which produces MASSSSLSEDLTCSVCLGIFTDPVSVFCGHSFCRECITLSLNSLDQCPQCRATVPTDRMDFTTNHILKSLAEKAKKEKESGKDTEAAVGFCPEHEEKLKLFCITDQQLVCIICRDGEEHEGHQFKPVKEAAASLRKQLEMFEQYTADDIHAIERLADAQKDEMFKTRVRSQQLLARISKQFEEMHQFLRRRENEIKSEMKHKEEDNVEKMRETFQATAVALSESRELKEKVSTVLKITESESFLKSWTEGKSKGALEHVFRPRVNELQVVESSLSLGPYESHLQFFMWKEMLQVIQPRAALLTLKRDSEDVVVSDDGRSLFCKPKTPQVFGYSKSQSTYFDTVIERQYLHHLSAFGASPSFPFHGSSYYSQNPSEAFCGFSASGTEATVNLQTASSVSEFRAGQYYWEIEVGSRNYWELGVMHNLLKYDGVKYAICGPNVTTDLEFGNRPRKIGVYFNCSSKELSFYDADTMTHIHSVSAVCVTTPVSAQINIQHMEPDHSPVTVCWY